The following are encoded in a window of Mustela nigripes isolate SB6536 chromosome 1, MUSNIG.SB6536, whole genome shotgun sequence genomic DNA:
- the SPINDOC gene encoding spindlin interactor and repressor of chromatin-binding protein, with amino-acid sequence MALKAEGAALDCFEVTLKCEEGEDEEEAMVVAVIPRPEPMLRVAPQEKTPPPRPSLLEAGGEGCEEPKQQVSWEQEFLVGNSPGGSGRALCMVCGAEIRAPSADTARTHILEQHPHTLDLSPSEKSNILEAWSEGVALLQDVRAEQPSSPTSDSGQDVEVDPDSEPDPARMPAEIVVLLDSEENQCLPKRSRPRGLRPLELPAAPVSEPGNRKPRGQRWKEPPGEEPVRKKRGRPMTKNLDLDPDPDPDPPSPDSPTETFAAPAEVRHFTDGSFPPGFVLQLFSHTQLRASDSKDSPKEGRAAEGGLPQPESPSPAPPPGLRGTLDLQVIRVRMEEPPAVSLLQDWSKHPQGAKSVGAGDPPNWPAVLSDSSTTVGAQPGAGGGV; translated from the exons ATGGCCCTGAAGGCCGAGGGGGCCGCGCTCGACTGCTTCGAGGTGACGCTCAAATGCGAGGAAggggaggacgaggaggaggccATGGTGGTGGCCGTAATTCCGCGGCCTGAGCCGATGCTCAGAG TGGCCCCGCAGGAGAAGACCCCCCCGCCCAGGCCCAGCCTGCTGGAGGCAGGTGGCGAAGGCTGTGAGGAGCCCAAGCAGCAGGTGTCTTGGGAGCAGGAGTTCCTGGTGGGAAACAGCCCAGGAGGCAGCGGGCGGGCACTGTGCATGGTGTGTGGGGCGGAGATCCGGGCCCCCTCGGCGGACACGGCGCGCACACACATCCTGGAACAGCACCCTCATACCCTGGACTTGAgcccttcagagaaaagcaacaTCCTGGAGGCCTGGAGTGAGGGAGTGGCCCTTTTGCAGGACGTCAGAGCCGAGCAGCCTTCTTCACCAACCTCGG ACTCAGGCCAGGATGTCGAAGTTGACCCGGACTCCGAGCCAGACCCTGCCAGGATGCCGGCAGAGATCGTCGTTCTTCTGGACTCCGAGGAAAACCAGTGTCTCCCAAAAAGGAGCCGGCCCAGGGGCCTCCGCCCCCTCGAGCTTCCTG CTGCCCCTGTCTCAGAGCCAGGAAATAGGAAGCCCCGTGGTCAGAGATGGAAGGAGCCCCCTGGGGAAGAGCCggtcagaaagaaaagaggccGACCCATGACCAAAAACTTGGACCTGGACCCAGACCCCGACCCAG ACCCCCCATCCCCCGACTCACCCACAGAGACTTTCGCGGCCCCCGCTGAAGTCCGACACTTCACCGACGGCAGCTTCCCCCCGGGCTTCGTCCTCCAGCTCTTCTCCCACACGCAGCTCAGGGCCTCAGACAGCAAGGACTCCCCCAAAGAGGGGAGAGCTGCAGAAGGAGGCCTTCCCCAGCCGGAAAGCCCCTCTCCAG CTCCCCCTCCGGGGCTCCGCGGGACACTGGATCTGCAGGTTATCCGCGTACGGATGGAGGAGCCCCCGGCAGTCAGCCTCCTGCAAGACTGGTCCAAGCACCCCCAAGGCGCCAAGAGTGTGGGAGCAGGTGACCCCCCAAACTGGCCGGCGGTTCTGTCAGACTCCAGCACCACTGTGGGGGcccagccaggggcagggggaggtgtaTAG